A genomic window from Halobellus ruber includes:
- a CDS encoding single-stranded DNA binding protein codes for MGVIEDVYEDLDTDVDFEEFEAAVEDKVDQMGGLADEETAAMLIAHELRDQEVEGIADVDPGMDDVKFLAKVMRVGDLRTFERDEEDEEGHVVNVDVADETGRITITMWDGMADDAVDRLEPGDTVRVAGRPKNGYNGLEVDVDKAEPAPDVEVDVESTDTHRIEDLSLGLSDVNLTGRVLSTDSVRTFDRDDGSEGRVSNLTLGDPTGRIRVTLWDGKAGLATEFAAGETVEIVDGYVRERDGTLELHVGDRGTVEEIDEDVEYVPDTTDIGELELGETADIAGGVIETDPKRTFDRDDGSEGQVRNVRIKDETGDIRVALWGEKADLDVDLADYVAVTDVEIQDGWQDDLEASAGWQSTVTVMDDAPEDATDTGAGAAQSTGGPGQSTGLGAFSGDGATDADTGSGASSPPSGDAGAGGSATAAVTEPPSEDAEGGTETFTGTVVQAGSPVVLDDGTETRSVETDESLRLGEKVTVTGPVADGTITAVEVDRTE; via the coding sequence ATGGGTGTGATCGAGGACGTCTACGAGGACCTCGACACCGACGTCGACTTCGAGGAGTTCGAGGCCGCCGTCGAGGACAAGGTCGACCAGATGGGGGGGCTGGCCGACGAGGAGACCGCGGCGATGCTGATCGCCCACGAACTCCGCGACCAGGAGGTCGAAGGGATCGCCGACGTCGACCCCGGGATGGACGACGTGAAGTTCCTCGCGAAGGTGATGCGGGTCGGCGACCTCCGGACCTTCGAGCGCGACGAGGAAGACGAGGAGGGTCACGTCGTCAACGTCGACGTCGCCGACGAGACCGGCCGGATCACGATCACGATGTGGGACGGGATGGCCGACGACGCGGTCGACCGGCTCGAACCCGGCGACACCGTCCGGGTGGCCGGCCGCCCGAAGAACGGCTACAACGGGCTCGAAGTCGACGTCGACAAGGCCGAACCCGCCCCCGACGTCGAGGTCGACGTGGAGTCGACGGACACCCACCGGATCGAGGACCTCTCGCTGGGCCTTTCGGACGTGAACCTCACGGGACGCGTGCTCAGCACCGACAGCGTGCGCACCTTCGACCGGGACGACGGCTCGGAGGGCCGCGTCTCGAACCTCACGCTCGGCGACCCCACCGGCCGGATCCGGGTCACACTCTGGGACGGGAAGGCCGGTCTGGCGACCGAGTTCGCGGCGGGCGAGACCGTCGAGATCGTCGACGGCTACGTCCGCGAGCGGGACGGCACCCTCGAACTCCACGTGGGCGACCGCGGCACCGTCGAGGAGATCGACGAGGACGTCGAGTACGTCCCCGACACGACCGACATCGGCGAGTTGGAGCTCGGCGAGACCGCCGACATCGCCGGCGGCGTGATCGAGACCGACCCCAAGCGAACGTTCGACCGCGACGACGGCTCGGAGGGACAGGTCCGGAACGTCCGGATCAAAGACGAAACCGGCGACATCCGGGTGGCGCTGTGGGGCGAGAAGGCCGACCTCGACGTCGACCTCGCGGATTACGTCGCGGTCACCGACGTGGAGATCCAGGACGGGTGGCAGGACGACCTCGAAGCCTCCGCTGGGTGGCAGTCGACGGTCACCGTGATGGACGACGCCCCCGAGGACGCCACCGACACCGGCGCCGGGGCCGCGCAGTCGACCGGCGGGCCCGGACAGTCGACCGGACTCGGCGCGTTCAGCGGCGACGGGGCGACCGACGCCGACACGGGATCCGGCGCGTCCTCGCCGCCGAGCGGCGACGCCGGGGCCGGCGGGTCGGCGACCGCCGCGGTGACCGAACCCCCGAGCGAGGACGCCGAGGGCGGCACCGAGACGTTCACCGGGACCGTCGTACAGGCCGGGAGCCCGGTCGTGCTCGACGACGGCACCGAGACCCGGAGCGTCGAGACCGACGAGTCACTCCGGCTCGGCGAGAAGGTGACCGTCACGGGCCCCGTGGCCGACGGCACCATCACCGCCGTAGAGGTCGACCGGACCGAGTAG
- a CDS encoding metal-dependent hydrolase, producing MSPLSHVLAALVPVAVYVASRDRRLPSRRVVGAATLGGVFPDLVDKPLAHSMFLLPNGRVGVHSLPVALPLVAVVLAYGWRTGRVRAAAAFGVGVVLHPAGDWHAHLLYGSFPPHLVWPLASVPVKHVPGWSAYVPAWTAFATAVLGATALVMLRDLRRHVRPKASG from the coding sequence ATGTCCCCGTTGTCTCACGTGCTCGCAGCGCTCGTCCCGGTCGCCGTCTACGTCGCGAGTCGCGACCGGCGACTCCCGTCGCGGCGGGTCGTCGGCGCGGCGACGCTCGGCGGCGTGTTTCCGGACCTCGTGGACAAACCGCTGGCCCACTCCATGTTCCTCCTGCCGAACGGCCGCGTCGGCGTTCACTCGCTCCCGGTCGCCCTCCCGCTCGTCGCCGTCGTTCTCGCGTACGGGTGGCGGACCGGCCGGGTGCGCGCCGCCGCCGCCTTCGGCGTCGGCGTGGTGCTCCATCCCGCAGGAGACTGGCACGCGCACCTGCTGTACGGCAGTTTCCCGCCGCATCTGGTGTGGCCGCTCGCGTCGGTGCCGGTCAAACACGTTCCCGGGTGGAGCGCGTACGTCCCGGCGTGGACGGCGTTCGCAACCGCGGTGCTCGGGGCGACCGCGCTGGTGATGCTCCGGGATCTGCGCCGCCACGTCCGGCCGAAGGCGTCCGGGTGA
- a CDS encoding pentapeptide repeat-containing protein translates to MSPDSSTQREECPVTNDDLDLADAVLDTLEIASWSCSRPAWEPEKTGSSRCIRHTETAEKPLDELVDEINDGDLHGAIASKTVLSSLELPSSPGFVGADLSGAALVKVDLSGAALVEADLSGADLWGVDLSGATLADADLSAADLRKADLPVANLRGADLSEADLRYADLSEKDLSGVTLSQADIRGTTLEGLSANQGTTVGKMCPDPASPAEYDALAQAYHDLKEALSDEGLSQRARRARGLERQARTAEAWARFKTNAVLRRVNCGP, encoded by the coding sequence ATGTCACCCGACTCGTCCACCCAGCGAGAGGAGTGTCCGGTCACGAACGACGATCTTGACTTGGCTGATGCTGTGCTTGATACACTTGAAATAGCATCGTGGAGTTGTTCTCGCCCGGCCTGGGAGCCCGAGAAGACGGGATCAAGCCGGTGTATCCGGCATACTGAGACAGCCGAGAAACCCTTGGACGAGCTTGTGGATGAAATAAACGATGGAGATTTACACGGCGCGATTGCGTCCAAGACTGTCCTCAGCTCCCTGGAACTCCCTTCTAGTCCCGGATTCGTCGGTGCCGACCTCTCGGGAGCGGCCTTAGTCAAAGTCGACCTCTCGGGAGCGGCCTTAGTCGAAGCCGACCTCTCGGGAGCGGATCTGTGGGGGGTCGACCTTTCGGGAGCGACCCTGGCCGACGCTGACCTCTCGGCGGCGGACCTGCGGAAAGCCGACCTCCCGGTAGCGAACCTGAGGGGTGCCGACCTCTCGGAGGCGGACCTACGCTACGCCGACCTCTCAGAGAAGGATCTGTCCGGGGTCACTCTCTCTCAAGCAGACATACGGGGAACCACGTTGGAAGGTCTGAGTGCGAATCAGGGAACAACAGTCGGGAAGATGTGTCCCGATCCGGCGAGCCCGGCTGAATATGATGCGTTGGCACAGGCGTACCACGATCTCAAGGAGGCGCTCAGTGACGAGGGGCTCAGCCAGCGAGCGCGCCGAGCGCGGGGACTGGAGCGGCAGGCACGGACCGCGGAGGCGTGGGCCCGATTCAAAACCAATGCCGTACTCAGGCGCGTCAATTGCGGACCCTGA
- a CDS encoding histone family protein, translating into MSVELPFAPVDTIIRRQAGDLRVSSGAAEELARRVQAHGAALAVDAADHAGDDGRKTLMAQDFGVQQVVSRRELELPIAPIDRIARLRIDDRFRVSMDARIALADILEDYADNVASAAATLARHADRRTIQAEDIETYFALFE; encoded by the coding sequence ATGAGTGTCGAGCTGCCGTTCGCGCCCGTGGACACCATCATCCGACGGCAGGCCGGCGACCTCCGGGTCAGCTCCGGGGCCGCCGAGGAGCTCGCCCGTCGGGTCCAAGCCCACGGGGCGGCGCTCGCCGTCGACGCGGCCGACCACGCCGGCGACGACGGACGGAAGACGCTGATGGCACAGGACTTCGGCGTCCAGCAGGTCGTGAGCCGCCGCGAGCTCGAACTCCCGATCGCACCGATCGACCGCATCGCCCGCCTCCGGATCGACGACCGGTTCCGCGTCTCGATGGATGCCCGGATCGCCCTCGCGGACATCCTCGAGGACTACGCCGACAACGTCGCAAGCGCGGCCGCGACGCTGGCGCGGCACGCCGACCGGCGGACGATCCAGGCCGAGGACATCGAGACGTACTTCGCGCTCTTCGAGTAG